One window of the Trifolium pratense cultivar HEN17-A07 linkage group LG2, ARS_RC_1.1, whole genome shotgun sequence genome contains the following:
- the LOC123907039 gene encoding pentatricopeptide repeat-containing protein At1g12300, mitochondrial-like: MLFSTLRHFRFSNFPLFQLSNPKFIPCFHSSSMLMLYSQLHHQQEDQHNHLVSSFNQLLHQNPTPPIFHFGKILGSLVKSNHYYTVVSLHRQMELNGIASNLVTFNILINCFSQLGLNSLSFSVFANILKKGYDPDAITLTTLIKGLCLKGQIHKALNFHDNVVAQGFQLNQVSYGTLINGLCKVGETSAALQLLRRVDGKLVRPNVVMYTAIIDSMCKDKLVDDAFDLYSEMVAKTIYPNVVTYSTLISGFCIVGKLKEAIGLFNKMVLENITPNAYTFNILVDAFCKEGKVKEANNVFAMMIRKGVKPDVITYSSLMDGYCLVKEMNKANRTFNTMAQCGVTPNVQSYNIMINGFCKVKMVDEALNLFKEMRCRNIIPNVVTYNSLIDGLGKSGRISHALKLVDEMHDRGQPPNIVTYNSIFDALCKTHHVEKAIALLTKVKDEGIQPNMNTYTILIHGLCKVGRVEDARNVFVDLSVKGYNLSVYTYTVMIQGFCIKGLFDEALALLSKMKDNSCLPDAATYEIIIRSLFNKGEHDMAEKLLREIIAKGLL, from the coding sequence ATGTTGTTTTCAACTTTGAGGCATTTTCGTTTCTCCAATTTTCCTCTTTTTCAACTTTCAAACCCTAAATTCATTCCTTGCTTCCATTCTTCATCAATGCTAATGCTATACTCTCAATTACATCACCAACAAGAAGACCAACATAATCATCTTGTTTCTTCATTCAATCAATTACTACATCAGAATCCAACTCCACCCATCTTCCATTTTGGTAAGATTTTAGGTTCTCTTGTTAAGTCCAATCATTACTACACTGTTGTTTCACTTCATCGTCAGATGGAACTAAATGGAATTGCTTCAAATTTAGTCACTTTCAACATCTTGATCAATTGTTTTTCTCAATTGGGTCTAAACTCTCTTTCCTTTTCTGTATTTGCCAACATTCTCAAAAAGGGTTATGACCCAGATGCCATAACTTTGACTACACTCATCAAGGGTCTTTGTCTCAAAGGTCAGATCCATAAAGCATTGAACTTTCATGACAACGTGGTAGCACAGGGATTTCAGTTGAACCAAGTTAGTTACGGGACCTTAATCAATGGGTTATGTAAAGTAGGAGAAACAAGTGCAGCCTTGCAGTTGCTGAGACGAGTTGATGGGAAACTGGTTCGACCTAATGTGGTAATGTACACTGCAATTATTGACAGTATGTGCAAAGATAAACTTGTTGATGATGCTTTTGATTTATATTCTGAAATGGTCGCTAAGACAATTTATCCCAATGTTGTCACTTATAGTACTTTAATTAGTGGCTTTTGCATTGTCGGTAAATTGAAAGAAGCAATTGGGCTTTTTAATAAAATGGTTTTGGAGAACATCACCCCGAATGCGTATACGTTTAATATATTGGTTGATGCATTTTGTAAGGAAGGAAAAGTGAAAGAAGCTAATAATGTGTTTGCTATGATGATCAGAAAAGGTGTTAAACCTGATGTTATTACCTATAGCTCGTTAATGGATGGATATTGCTTAGTTAAAGAAATGAACAAGGCCAACCGTACATTCAACACCATGGCACAATGTGGAGTGACTCCAAATGTTCAGAGCTATAATATTATGATTAATGGATTTTGTAAAGTTAAAATGGTGGATGAAGCCTTAAATCTCTTCAAAGAAATGCGTTGTAGAAACATTATTCCTAATGTGGTAACTTACAATTCCCTTATTGATGGTTTGGGCAAATCAGGGAGAATCTCTCATGCTTTGAAGCTTGTTGATGAGATGCATGATAGAGGTCAACCACCTAATATAGTTACCTACAATTCTATATTTGATGCTTTATGCAAAACCCATCATGTTGAAAAGGCGATTGCATTATTAACAAAAGTTAAGGACGAGGGCATTCAACCAAATATGAACACATATACTATTCTTATTCACGGATTGTGTAAAGTTGGAAGAGTAGAGGACGCGAGAAATGTTTTTGTAGATCTTTCAGTCAAAGGCTACAATCTAAGTGTTTATACATATACTGTTATGATCCAAGGGTTTTGCATCAAGGGCTTGTTTGATGAAGCGTTGGCCTTGCTATCAAAAATGAAAGACAATAGTTGCCTTCCAGACGCTGCAACTTATGAAATAATTATCCGTTCTCTGTTTAATAAAGGTGAACATGATATGGCAGAGAAACTTCTACGTGAAATTATCGCAAAAGGTCTATTGTAA